A region from the Engraulis encrasicolus isolate BLACKSEA-1 chromosome 18, IST_EnEncr_1.0, whole genome shotgun sequence genome encodes:
- the LOC134468875 gene encoding formin-1-like, producing the protein MPECMEPAAGGKGGHTSRAEIPSAVPSEMEGERSNTAEKPAPLLTDALPTRESCTSFKACSDPFSMASKLQLCRKDSEYDNELYFGTSEKELDTKASPGDGACSLNTTDPVARFKEGRGGDHTPSPMTHFRFEEAELRDAAMRVAAKIEEVDAIIQRVSLTSAEWTRDHGQLHANAGLSPARGGSPYLATGAGDPRPQSTGASTEDRDATVTSTTATSTPFEELRVLGEELNRSLRRALQLDGTLAENYGDWEGTYVCGSGGIINRPLLIEGKEATWDLESNEEKFPDPFPHSNHQQRPHHDLWNVASPRHPASLHLRRRRSVSSPSLMSVVTSSPFPASTPGSLSPLLSPCLSPRRPCSPTTPPHLTPLQEEARQKGEGQRTHSYTGAVTSSPVDVAANRVAHGHFFPSSRPAALDLQMSVTNQRGHPGWNSPPLPTGHTAVCAIEEGLSSSDKEDEWHLDLDLDIPLLGCKALAKASRLNPADFLWITPPEHDIISDAPLSPDSVFVSEGSSPADNEERTPRRLQAIWPPPKQKDEVVGLKYTEAEHQAALLQLKRECKEEVEKLQSDFDRQRSRLREENEETVSRLKVALGSLQRERARPANLRDACVSTEDDVGPRMLRSACVQTEPEELYEGRNAGLHSNHNVPKKLNLAPLNLGLAGKAEQPAASELSPPLHQSGSSTRLPPPVSPDNSILTTPTVPSLPASLTTKLSGSQTPAGAPVPPPPAPPPPPPVPSCGLPPPPPPPPPPLSDGGLLPPPPPPPAAGFTLALSPLDATPRKPALEPSCPMRPLYWTRIQIHNNTDDTLWSSLEEPSIVDPCEFEDLFAKSSLPTKRKPLSEAYEKRNKARKIVKLLDSKRSQAVGIFISSLHLDMKDIRQAVLTLDNSVVDLEAIEALYENRAQPAELDQLRKYYETSDEESIKLLDKPEQFLYELSQIPDFSVRARCLIFQSVFADSVASIRRKVEIISRVCTGLLERESVREVVGLVLALGNYMNGGSRVRGQADGFALDILPKLKDVKSRDNRISLVDYIVSYYLRNLDQNAGTDKSVFPLPEPQDIFLAAQVKFEDLSKDLRKLGKELSACEEDVQTVCASSSEEHIHPFKEKMEGFISNAHQEHGATEYQLACAHKSFHDLVVYFGVRPKAGEREVVPGQVLMLWFEFCGDFKTRWKRESKNISRERLKEAQQCIKNITGEKKVETRKLHANGLKERLRQKEANMSTN; encoded by the exons ATGCCTGAATGCATGGAGCCTGCTGCCGGCGGAAAGGGAGGGCACACGAGTCGGGCAGAGATTCCTTCTGCAGTGCCCAGCGAGATGGAAGGAGAGCGCAGCAACACGGCTGAGAAGCCAGCGCCTCTTCTCACTGATGCACTGCCTACTCGTGAGAGCTGCACCTCCTTCAAAGCTTGCTCAGATCCCTTCTCCATGGCGTCCAAGTTGCAATTGTGTCGAAAGGACTCCGAGTATGACAATGAACTGTACTTCGGCACGAGTGAGAAGGAGTTGGACACCAAAGCATCGCCAGGGGATGGGGCGTGTTCGCTTAACACCACCGATCCGGTTGCTCGGTTTAAAGAGGGGAGAGGTGGTGACCACACTCCGTCGCCCATGACGCACTTTCGCTTCGAGGAGGCCGAGCTCAGAGACGCCGCGATGAGAGTCGCCGCCAAGATCGAAGAGGTGGACGCCATCATTCAGAGGGTGAGTCTGACCAGCGCAGAGTGGACGCGAGACCACGGGCAGCTACACGCCAATGCAGGCCTCTCACCTGCACGTGGCGGATCTCCATATCTGGCCACAGGTGCGGGAGATCCGAGGCCTCAGAGCACAGGTGCTTCAACGGAGGACCGCGATGCCACAGTCACTAGCACCACCGCTACCTCGACCCCCTTTGAGGAGCTCCGTGTCCTCGGAGAGGAGCTGAACCGCAGCCTTCGTCGAGCCCTACAGCTGGATGGAACGCTGGCAGAGAACTACGGAGACTGGGAAGGGACATATGTGTGTGGCAGCGGCGGCATCATCAACAGGCCCCTGTTAATAGAGGGCAAAGAGGCGACGTGGGACCTCGAGTCGAACGAGGAGAAGTTTCCGGACCCCTTCCCGCACAGCAACCACCAGCAGCGGCCGCACCACGACCTCTGGAACGTGGCGAGTCCTCGTCACCCCGCGAGCCTTCATctccggaggaggaggagcgtcTCGTCACCGTCGCTGATGTCTGTCGTCACATCGTCACCTTTCCCTGCCAGCACCCCGGGCAGCCTGTCCCCACTGCTCTCCCCGTGTCTCTCACCTCGCCGGCCGTGCAGCCCCACCACACCGCCACACCTGACCCCACTGCAGGAGGAGGCGCGACAGAAGGGAGAAGGCCAGAGGACACACTCCTATACAGGAGCAGTCACCTCCAGCCCAGTGGACGTAGCGGCCAACCGGGTGGCCCATGGTCACTTCTTCCCCAGCAGCAGGCCTGCAGCCCTGGACTTGCAGATGAGCGTCACCAACCAGAGAGGCCACCCAGGATGGAACAGCCCGCCTCTGCCAACTGGGCACACTGCAG TTTGTGCTATAGAGGAGGGCCTGTCCTCCAGTGATAAGGAGGATGAGTGGCACCtggaccttgaccttgacatccCCCTGCTGGGCTGCAAGGCTCTGGCCAAGGCCTCCAGACTCAACCCCGCCGACTTCCTGTGGATCACACCCCCCGAGCATGACATCATCAGCGACGCCCCACTCTCCCCCGACTCCGTGTTTGTG tctgagGGCTCGTCCCCAGCTGATAATGAGGAGAGGACACCTCGTCGCCTGCAGGCCATTTGGCCTCCTCCAAAACAGAAGGATGAGGTGGTGGGCCTCAAGTACACGGAGGCAG AACACCAAGCAGCCCTTCTGCAGCTGAAGAGAGAGTGCAAAGAGGAGGTGGAAAAGTTGCAA TCGGACTTTGATCGTCAGAGGTCTCGGCTGcgtgaggagaatgaggagacgGTGTCTCGGCTGAAGGTAGCGCTGGGAAGTCTCCAGAGAGAGAGGGCCCGACCCGCGAACCTCCGAGACGCATGCGTGTCCACCGAGGACGACGTCGGCCCAAGGATGTTGCGGAGCGCCTGTGTCCAGACAGAGCCCGAGGAGCTGTACGAGGGCCGCAACGCCGGGCTGCATTCCAATCACAACGTCCCGAAAAAGCTTAACCTCGCGCCGCTAAACCTGGGCTTGGCAGGGAAAGCTGAACAACCTGCAGCATCTGAActttcacctcctctccaccaATCAGGCAGCTCGACTCGACTGCCTCCACCCGTGTCACCTGACAACAGCATCTTGACCACACCGACCGTGCCTTCACTTCCTGCCTCTCTGACCACTAAGCTGTCCGGTTCCCAAACCCCCGCCGGAGCCCCcgtacctcctcctcctgcacccccacctccaccacctgtaCCTTCATGTGGactcccaccacccccacctcctcccccaccccctctgtcaGACGGAGgcctcctgcctcctccccctccgcctcccGCCGCTGGGTTCACACTGGCTCTGTCTCCGCTGGATGCAACCCCACGCAAGCCGGCTCTGGAGCCCTCTTGTCCCATGAGGCCCCTCTACTGGACCAGGATCCAGATCCACAACAACAC CGATGACACCCTGTGGAGCTCTCTGGAGGAGCCCAGCATCGTTGACCCCTGTGAGTTCGAGGACCTGTTTGCCAAATCCTCACTGCCGACCAAGAGGAAACCGCTGTCAGAGGCCTACGAGAAACGGAACAAGGCCCGAAAG aTTGTCAAGCTGCTGGACAGCAAGCGCTCCCAGGCGGTCGGCATCTTCATCTCCAGCCTGCACCTGGACATGAAGGACATCCGGCAAG CTGTTCTGACTCTGGACAACTCTGTGGTGGACCTGGAGGCCATTGAGGCTTTGTATGAGAAT AGAGCGCAGCCCGCGGAGCTGGATCAGCTGAGGAAATACTACGAGACGTCAGACGAGGAGAGCATCAAGCTACTGGACAAACCGGAACA GTTCCTGTATGAGCTGTCCCAGATCCCCGACTTCTCCGTCCGAGCTCGCTGCCTCATATTTCAGTCTGTCTTTGCGGACAGTGTGGCCTCCATCCGCCGTAAAGTGGAGATCATCTCTCGAGTCTGCACG GGCCTGCTGGAGCGGGAGAGCGTGCGGGAGGTGGTGGGCTTGGTGCTGGCGCTCGGCAACTACATGAACGGAGGCAGCCGGGTGCGCGGCCAAGCAGACGGCTTCGCTCTCGACATCCTGCCCAAGCTCAAGGACGTCAAGAGCAGG GACAACCGCATCAGTTTGGTGGACTACATTGTCTCCTATTACCTCCGCAATCTGGACCAG AACGCCGGCACGGACAAGAGTGTCTTCCCACTGCCCGAGCCTCAAGACATCTTCCTGGCCGCCCAAGTCAAATTCGAGGACCTGTCCAAAGACTTGCGCAAGCTTGGGAAAGAGCtctcag CTTGTGAAGAAGATGTCCAGACAGTGTGTGCCAGTTCATCTGAAGAGCATATTCATCCATTTAAGGAGAAAATGGAGGGCTTTATCTCCAATG